One Anopheles marshallii chromosome 3, idAnoMarsDA_429_01, whole genome shotgun sequence genomic region harbors:
- the LOC128712429 gene encoding transcription factor A, mitochondrial, whose amino-acid sequence MQFNTLARLLCSPRLLLSSWQTGQLASAQCSGLHITTSLNFAEAVPLKPKRPMNAYIRYVQGVRSSLASANPKATPMEIAKLAAVKWQSLDQTSKTKYEEEYKREQAVWLQKNAKYLSQLTDAQKEEIKLERQQRNEGKIKREQKRLLKELGRPKRPINGYLRFCQQNKPVLGLSKQDNKMQMKNLGLQWRQLTDAEKEPYNKEAEADMKRYQEEMKKWEDKMLSTENVEAVRKKNVLLPPSPASSMAKKGGIPMPRINPAPAQKQKKSPTSTTTRP is encoded by the exons ATGCAGTTTAACACACTGGCAAGACTGTTGTGCAGTCCACGTTTGTTGCTTTCCTCGTG GCAAACCGGCCAACTTGCATCGGCACAATGTTCTGGATTGCATATCACGACTTCTCTAAACTTTGCCGAAGCTGTCCCATTAAAACCCAAACGACCCATGAACGCTTACATAAGGTACGTCCAGGGTGTTCGATCTTCACTGGCCAGCGCTAATCCAAAAGCTACCCCGATGGAAATAGCGAAGCTAGCCGCGGTCAAGTGGCAATCGCTCGATCAGACCTCCAAGACAAAGTACGAGGAGGAGTATAAACGCGAGCAGGCAGTTTGGCTGCAAAAGAATGCAAAGTACCTCAGCCAGCTAACCGACGCTCAGAAGGAGGAGATAAAGCTCGAACGACAGCAGCGcaatgaaggaaaaatcaaacgCGAACAAAAGCGCCTGCTAAAGGAATTGGGTCGTCCGAAACGGCCAATTAATGGATATCTTCGGTTCTGTCAACAGAACAAACCAGTTCTCGGACTGTCGAAGCAGGACAATAAAATGCAGATGAAAAATCTTGGCCTACAGTGGAGACAGTTGACCGATGCGGAAAAGGAACCGTACAACAAGGAAGCCGAAGCCGATATGAAACGATACCAGGAGGAGATGAAGAAATGGGAGGACAAAATGCTGTCGACGGAAAATGTGGAAGCGGTTCGGAAGAAGAACGTTCTGCTACCACCATCGCCAGCATCTTCGATGGCAAAAAAGGGTGGTATTCCGATGCCTAGAATTAACCCAGCCCCAGCtcagaagcagaaaaaatccCCTACCTCCACCACAACTCGTCCATAG